The DNA sequence GATATTAATGTGCGCCTTTCGGACTTCATTACAAGAACCCTGGATGCTGCCTCCATGGCTTATGGCCTGGAGGCACGCGTGCCATTCCTCGATCATGAATTTGTCGAATTATGCAGCCAGATTCCATCCGACGTGAAAATGCGAGGGCTTCAGGAAAAGCATATTCTTCGACGGGCCCTGGAAGGTGTTTTGCCCGCGGAAATTCTGAAAAGAAGGAAGAGGGGGCTTTCCGCCCCATTCTGGCCATGGCAGGGTCTTTTGCCGGAATTTGTCGCAGACGCTCTGTCCGAAAGCAGGCTCCACACCAAAGGGTATTTCAATCCTCATTCTGTTCGACACATGCTTCAGCAACATCAAAACGGCAAGGCGAATTTTGGAAGAGAATTAATCGGGGTCCTCAATATTCAATTATGGGATGACCTATTTGTCCAAGGGTGCCGTCCGTCGTGAGATGCACGAATGTGTTGGCCTCCAATCCTGTGTCCACGCTCTATTCCATGCTTCGCCATCCGCATGTCGGACGGGAGCAGCTTGTGGCCTTTCAAAACGAGCGAGTTTGCCGGTTGGTCGCACATGCCTATCGCCATGTGCCCTATTACCGTGGGCTCTTTGATCGACATGGACTGAAACCCCAGGATATCCGAACGGTCGAGGATTTGGGGGCCGTGCCCATCACCTCCAGAAGTGATTTGCAAGGCTTGCCGGTCGATGAAATCATCGCTCGGAATGTGGACCCGAGGTCTTTGATCACCCGCGCCTCCAGCGGGTCCTCCGGGCGACCATTTATTGTGCGTCGCACTTGGCTGGAGGAACGCCTTCATGGTGCCTTTCGGTGGCGTGCGCTCCAGGCGTTGGGCCTCCGTGCGAGCGACAAGATGTGTTATGTGATGGGGAACTGGAATATCCAACGACAGGACCAGCTTGCCAAGCGTATCCTGGACACCCTCAGGATGGCCCGGCGAAAGGTCATTGATGCCCTGCAGCCACCGGAGGACATTGTCCAGGCTCTGCAGAAGTTCAAACCTACGGTCGTGGGGGGGTATCCCGGCGTGTTGGCCAGGATCGCGCAGACTGTGAATTGCGACGTACTACGGTCCCTTCGGCTCCACTTTGTAAATCCCGGTGGAGAAGTCCTGACGCCACTCATGCGCCAACAGATTCAGGACGGGTTTTCCGCGCCAGTCTATGAAACGTATGGAAGTATCGAATTTTACCTTCTGGCCTGGGAATGCCCAAAAACTGGGGAATATCACTCATGTGACGATGGCTTAATTATCGAAGTGCTGCGGGATGGGACTCCGGCGAATGAAGGAGAGAGGGGAGAGCTTGTTGGAACCGACTTGCATTCGTTTGCGATGCCGCTGATCCGATACCAGCTTGGCGATGTCGTCACAAAGGGAAGCCAAACCTGTCGATGTGGACAACCGTTTTCGACGATTCGATCGATCCAGGGACGTATGATCGATTACTTCGTGCTTCCCGGCGACAGGGTTGTCCATCCCTATGAGTTGGGGGTCAGAAAGGTCCCCTGGATTCGAGAGTTTCAGGTGACCCAGGAACGCATGGAGTTCATCGTGATGAAAGTCGTCCCATTTCATACACCCTCCGCCGAGGAGATGGCAGCGTTGGTTCAACCGGTGATTGCGTTGCTGGGATCCGACGTGCAGTTCCAGGTAGTGTTGGTGGACACAATCCCGAGGGAGGCAAGCGGGAAATTTCGAGTATATCGTTCCCATATTCGATCGGCTTATGACGCATTTGCGTGGACGGATCAAAAAATAGTTCCTCCTGGAGTCCATGACGACTCCTAATTCTTATGCCGATAGTGCGGTGGATAAGGAGCACAAGGTGACTTTTGCTTGCACCCTATCATGAAATTTTCAAGAAACGCGGATATCTCAATCATCAAGGGATGACGATGTCTCCACAGGCAACGTATTGAAGAGCCTGGTCATGATGTCCGCATAAACCGCCATGAAGGACAGAGGGGTTGTCTGCGAGGCCTCATCGGGTGATGATTACGTGAGGATCTTTTTCGATCGAGCGGCGACTCTCATTCATATCGAAACGTCCGAGGTGTTTGTTGATCTTTGTGAACGTTTCAGTCTTGCTGTGTTGCAACATCTCGATGAGAACGAACGGTTCATTTTGGAGCCGTATTGAGTGTCAGGAAGCGGAGACACCTTAACGATTACGGAGGAAATGGGATGCTCCGTTCGTCCATCGGTCACCAATAACCGAGATGCCCTCCACGTATTATGGTTGAAAATCCAAACAAATGCACCGGCCATCATTTTCGGTTTATAGAACAGGAACGAACTATTCGCCGGTGAGGCCGCCTTTGTTTGCTCGAGGTTGGTCATCTGAGTAATTAGTCTCCGGGAGTTGGAAATGGGCATGGCTAACCAAAGTTTTCCCCGCTTCAATGACTGGGCGTGGTGGCTCTATGAGCATGCTCCCGCCGGCTTGGACGTGGTAGCCAAGAGATTTGCCCCATGGGTCTTGCCATGGTTTGCGCTTCGCGTACCTGTCGCTAGTCTGCGAGGGCCAACCAGGCATTCCAAGCGATTGGGAATTATCGTATTGGCTGGGCTTCACCCCTGGGCCGATTACCGGCCGCGTCGCTTCTTTGCATGTGCGCCTCGTCGAGAGGTCGTTGGAGCCGTGCCTGTGTGGGCCCTTCCTTCGTTCCTAAAACGTTTGGCTGTTGATGCGGACCTTATTGTCGCGCGCGTCGATCGTGTCTCTGCCGCCTCATTTTTGAAGACGGTTACCTTGTGGTTCCAGAAAGCATCGGCTGCCGACTTTTGCTGCCGGTCGATTTTGACAAGCTTGCACAGGCCAGCCTCAGCATAAAAGAAGATTTGGGTACCCTCCGGCGTGAGGGTTTCACGATGGGGGTCTCACATAGGGAGGCAGACTGCGAGGCGTTTTACTCCTCGATGTATTTTCCCTTCGTCCAGAAGCGGCACGGAGAGTTCGCCGTGATCCATAACGTGCATCAGCTCCGTCGAAAGTTTCGTCGTGGGGGACTTATCTGGCTGCGGCTGGGTGACACCATCGCATTGCCGGGGCGCTGTTTGAGCGGGAGGGTGACGTTTTCCGTGGAGTGGCTTTGGGCACAGATGGGGGGGACCTCTCGCTGATGAAGCAGGGTGCCCTTGCGGCACTCTACATTTTCGAAATCAAGTGCGCCCGAGAGGGTAGATGTGCAAGCATTGACTTCGGTGGCACCCCGCCGATTCTCAATGACGGACTTCTTCGCTTCAAGAGGAAGTGGGGAGTCCAGCTCATGGATGAATACCAGACTCCCTATGACTACCTGGTCCGGTGGGAGCGACCGAATGAGCAGGTCCTCGACTTCCTTGCTGACGCGCCGTTGATTTTCAGAAACCACGGTCACCTGGCGGGGCCGTCCGCCATCAGACTCAATGACGTAGCCCACGCAGACCAAGCGTCCATGAGGCATCGCTCGTTGTGGATGGCAGGCCCGCAACGACTCTTTGTGGCGGTGCCAACCGGATATGGTTCACAGGAGGTGGGTGCGTTTTCTGGACAGGAGAAGGGCGGGATACCTCATGTTGGTGGGATGGAATTCTGCAATTTTGAACGGATTCTTCCGAGGTTAGGCGTGAATCAGCTGACATCGTCACAATCGCATTGGAATTGCGAGGCGGGCAAAAAGAATACGAGGTGATTGATGTTTTCGGAATATCGCGCAATTTTCAAGAAACGAGGCCATCTATATCATCAAGCAATGACCTTGTATCCGAGCGCTCGTGCAAAAGAATTCATTCATATCGTACGTATGGCCGACATGAAAGACGGAGATATCGTTTGTGATATTCCTTCCGGCGGGGGGTACTTAAGGAACTTCGTGGATCGGACTACGACTCTTTGCCATATCGAAACCTCAGAGGTGTTTGCTGCTCTCGGCAGAGCGAATGGTGTGCCCCAAGTGTTGCTTTCAACTCTGGAGGATATTCCTATCGAGACCGGGGCGGTGGATAAAATTATCAGCCTCGCGGCATTGCACCATGTCGATGAAAAGAACCGGTTCTTCTCAGAGGCCTATCGAATGCTAAGAAAGGGAGGGACGCTTACCATTGCTGACGTGCAAGTGGGGTCGGCCGTTTCCGAATTTTTGGACGGTTTTGTCAACGAACACAATACAATGGGACACAAAGGGACATATATCTCCCCCGAAACTCAAGATGAGATCGAAGGATGGGGATTTACTGTGAGGGAGTCTTCGTTGATCCCTTTTCACTGGGAATTTGATTCTCCCCAGGCCATGGGACGATTTTCTCAACTGTTGTTCGGGATCGATAAAGCAGACTCTGCCCAGATCCTAGAGGGTATCCGAAAGCATTTGGGCTATGATCTCGACAGCACTGCGTGTCGCATGAATTGGGAGCTGTTATTCCTCAATGCAAAAAAACCCTAGACAGCAATCGTGTCCAGCGATTGAGGTACCTGGTAAACAGGCAATAGCTCGGTTAGTGGATGCTGCGAACGAATGAAAAGATCCTTTAAACCAAAGTCTGATCATTGATGATTCATTTGAACATGAAGTTTGGAATTTATCCTATAAGCCGCTGGCAAGAAACGCCCAAACGGTTTTTGCGTGAGCAAGGATTCAGCACCTATCAAGATATCCCGCATGCCATCACGCCGGCCACTTCATGGTTGTTCGAGTATTGAAGTTTTGAATGGGATTCTCGATGGCATCTTTCCTCAAGGGAAGTGACTGCGTCGATGTGCATCGAGAGATGAGGGATGACAACCAACTTGTCTGCACGGTCGCTCGAAGCTCCGAAGTTATGGGGTAGGTCGTCGTTGATTCCACCGTATGTGGCATCTCGCGAGAGGGGCTTCGCATGTCACCCAATGTGACCGAAGCAGAAGTGCGTGGTCTAGCCCTTACGATGACCCTCAAGGGCGGCTTCTTAAGACAACTACAAGGTGGCACGAAGGCAGGCGTGCGTTTGAACCCTGAGGCCCAGCTCGCAGAACGCCGGCAGCACTTGGAAGCGTTTGGGCGATTGTTCCGCTTCAAATTAACCGCATCTTTATTCTTGGCTCTGCTATGGGTACAAATGACACAGACATCCGCGCGATGCTCAATGCGGTTGGTGTGAAGCTTAAGTTGACGAAGTTACGCGATACGCAATAGGGGCATTATACGGCGGCGATTGTGTTCATCAGTGCCTAATGGGTAATCCAGCATTTCGATTTGACGCTTTCTCGTTGTATGGTAGCCATTGAAGGATTCAGTAAGGTGGGGAGCGCGTTGGTCACCCTTTTGGACGAAGCAAATGCCAAAGTGGTGGCAATCTCTACAGAGAGGGGAGCGATTACAAATCCGCATGGTCTGAATGTGAGACAGCTCAACCAACTCGCTGCTCAGTATGGTAGCCATTTGATGGATTTTTATACAGATGCCGAGGGAATTTGTTGCGCTGACTTGTTTGAGTTGACCTTCGATCTGCTGTGTCCTTGTGCGACCCATCCCAGTCTTCATGCTGACGATGCTTCTCGTGTACCCGCGCGTCTTATCTGTCCAGGAGCCAATGAACCAGTAACGGCGGAAGCCGAGAAAATTCTGTTTGAACTGGGACTCATGGACCTTCCCGGTTTCGTGACTAACTGTGGCGGGATGCCCGGGAGTACGATGGCTTTGCGTCGATGAGCAGATAGCAGATCATGTCGGTTATGGAGCTTCATTTCGGCGATCGCGTTGCGTGCCTAGTAAGGGAGGCGATGCACCGGCAGGTATCATCGCGCGAGATTGCCGAACAGTTCGCACGACAACGCTTTGGGGAGATTCAGCGAAGCGCTGCCCCCCATCTCTAGGCAATAAGCTCGTTGCCGCTGGGGTAGAACT is a window from the Nitrospira sp. MA-1 genome containing:
- a CDS encoding class I SAM-dependent methyltransferase, whose protein sequence is MFSEYRAIFKKRGHLYHQAMTLYPSARAKEFIHIVRMADMKDGDIVCDIPSGGGYLRNFVDRTTTLCHIETSEVFAALGRANGVPQVLLSTLEDIPIETGAVDKIISLAALHHVDEKNRFFSEAYRMLRKGGTLTIADVQVGSAVSEFLDGFVNEHNTMGHKGTYISPETQDEIEGWGFTVRESSLIPFHWEFDSPQAMGRFSQLLFGIDKADSAQILEGIRKHLGYDLDSTACRMNWELLFLNAKKP